From a region of the Saccharomyces paradoxus chromosome IV, complete sequence genome:
- the STP4 gene encoding Stp4p (Protein containing a Kruppel-type zinc-finger domain~similar to YDL048C), whose amino-acid sequence MPVSPSFASSIDSIMSHETMSLRRNPPFIDNPDKMPNPTASPNGTIHHLIDPSLPLLSSTTSSSRSTLSSALNSPPPPPLTTSYSSYNSSACQSITSSPTDNTTLAPNSKFYFAHSLSPTPLSSNSSSHVILPPISSFTNLITVAEREFNGRSNSLHANFTSPVPRTVLDHHRHDLAFCNPNNTTGIKTITPSPPTQHQNILPTTVDNVPRSKSVSSLPVGGFPPLVVKQQQQQQLNSSSASALPSIHSPLNNEHTSKYSSSLKDSAKITKQRKKKECPICHNFYANLSTHKSTHLTPEDRPHKCPICQRGFARNNDLIRHKKRHWKDEFMQIYARESDSNSGADDADATARTSANSDGDDSNDKLTAPSSSEETKLLKKNQLKSLYKIKGAFKCPYNSTLINLDMEVYPHKSRSLYFEPINCHQTGVFSRCDTFKNHLKALHFEYPPKTKKEDRSIVPGKCKHCGLQFPNVDVWLNKHVGKGCGYAYH is encoded by the coding sequence ATGCCGGTATCACCATCTTTTGCATCAAGCATAGACTCAATAATGTCCCATGAGACGATGTCTTTACGAAGGAACCCTCCCTTTATAGATAATCCAGATAAAATGCCAAATCCAACTGCTTCGCCCAACGGCACCATCCACCATTTGATAGATCCATCTCTGCCATTATTGTCCAGTACTACGTCGTCTTCACGTTCGACCCTCAGTTCTGCATTGAACTCGCCTCCACCCCCACCATTGACTACATCATACTCTTCTTATAACTCATCTGCATGTCAGTCTATTACGAGTTCGCCTACAGACAATACGACCTTGGCACCTAATTCCAAATTTTACTTCGCTCATAGTCTTTCCCCTACACCGCTGTCTTCCAACAGCTCGAGTCATGTCATTTTGCCACCCATATCCTCGTTCACCAACTTAATCACCGTCGCAGAAAGAGAGTTCAATGGCAGATCAAACTCCTTACATGCCAATTTCACATCACCCGTTCCAAGGACAGTACTGGATCATCACAGACATGACCTCGCATTTTGTAACCCCAACAATACGACAGGCATCAAGACAATCACGCCCTCGCCACCAACTCAGCACCAGAATATATTGCCAACTACAGTGGACAACGTACCGAGGTCAAAATCAGTATCCAGTCTACCAGTTGGTGGATTCCCACCATTGGTCGtcaaacaacaacagcaacagcaactCAATAGCAGTAGCGCCTCTGCCCTACCGTCTATTCATTCTCCATTGAATAACGAACATACAAGCAAGTATTCATCGTCCCTAAAAGATTCTGCCAAAATAACgaagcaaagaaagaaaaaggagtGTCCTATTTGCCACAACTTCTACGCCAATTTATCTACTCATAAATCCACTCATTTAACTCCTGAGGACAGACCGCATAAGTGCCCCATCTGCCAACGCGGCTTTGCCAGAAACAATGATCTGATAAGGCACAAAAAGCGCCATTGGAAGGATGAATTTATGCAGATATATGCAAGAGAGTCCGACAGCAATAGCGGAGCTGACGATGCAGATGCCACCGCCCGCACCTCCGCAAACAGCGACGGTGACGACTCAAACGATAAACTGACTGCTCCATCCTCTTCCGAGGAAACAAAactactgaaaaaaaaccaattAAAATCACTATACAAGATTAAAGGTGCATTCAAATGTCCTTACAATTCTACTCTGATCAATTTGGACATGGAGGTGTATCCGCACAAGTCTAGATCGCTCTATTTTGAGCCAATAAATTGCCATCAAACGGGCGTCTTTTCGCGCTGTGATACTTTCAAGAATCACCTGAAGGCTTTGCATTTTGAGTACCCGCCcaaaactaaaaaagaagatagaAGTATTGTGCCGGGAAAGTGCAAGCATTGTGGGCTGCAATTTCCTAATGTCGACGTCTGGCTAAACAAGCACGTAGGGAAAGGATGTGGCTACGCATACCATTAA
- the SIT4 gene encoding type 2A-related serine/threonine-protein phosphatase SIT4 (Type 2A-related serine-threonine phosphatase~similar to YDL047W), whose amino-acid sequence MVSRGPDEWLETIKKCQALTENEMKQLCEMVKELLMEESNIQPVQTPVTVCGDIHGQFHDLLELFRTAGGFPDDINYIFLGDYVDRGYYSLETFTLLMCLKVKYPAKITLVRGNHESRQITQVYGFYEECLNKYGSTTVWKYCCQVFDFLTLAAIIDGKILCVHGGLSPEIRMLDQIRVLSRAQEVPHEGGFSDLLWSDPDNVEAWQVSPRGAGWLFGSKVAREFNHVNGLNLIARAHQLVMEGFKYHFPEKDVVTVWSAPNYCYRCGNVASVMKVDDDLEPTFKIFSAVPDDYIRESTANHNNQRAGYFL is encoded by the coding sequence ATGGTATCCAGAGGCCCAGACGAATGGCTTGAAACaatcaaaaaatgtcagGCGCTAactgaaaatgaaatgaaaCAACTATGTGAAATGGTGAAAGAACTTCTGATGGAGGAGAGTAACATTCAGCCCGTACAGACCCCTGTTACAGTATGCGGAGACATCCACGGCCAATTTCATGACTTGCTAGAGCTATTCCGTACTGCAGGCGGCTTCCCTGACGATATAAACtacatttttttgggtGATTACGTGGATCGTGGCTACTATAGTTTGGAAACTTTCACGCTTTTAATGTGTTTGAAAGTCAAGTACCCAGCGAAGATAACTTTGGTTAGAGGAAACCATGAGTCCAGGCAAATTACTCAAGTTTACGGGTTCTACGAAGAATGCCTGAATAAATACGGATCCACCACCGTATGGAAGTATTGCTGCCAggtttttgattttctgaCGCTGGCCGCTATAATTGACGGTAAGATCTTGTGTGTCCACGGTGGGTTGTCTCCCGAGATTAGAATGCTCGATCAAATCAGAGTCTTGTCAAGAGCTCAAGAAGTGCCCCACGAGGGCGGATTCTCCGACCTGCTTTGGTCAGACCCCGACAATGTAGAGGCTTGGCAAGTTTCTCCTCGTGGTGCAGGATGGCTCTTCGGGAGCAAAGTTGCCAGAGAGTTTAACCATGTGAATGGGCTGAATCTTATTGCCCGTGCTCACCAACTGGTGATGGAAGGGTTCAAATACCATTTTCCTGAAAAGGATGTTGTCACCGTGTGGTCCGCACCAAATTACTGTTATAGATGTGGTAATGTCGCAAGTGTAATGAAGGTCgatgatgatttggaaCCTACTTTCAAGATTTTCTCCGCTGTCCCCGATGATTACATAAGAGAATCAACGGCAAACCATAATAATCAAAGAGCCGGCTACTTCTTGTAA
- the NPC2 gene encoding sterol transporter (NPC2-like~similar to YDL046W), protein MTYSLKVLLSLLFLYTAAVNAGVIGIFNALPPPNTKPINGESPLYQCDILDKQLLEIKEVNLNPNPPVRGENLTISANGEVFETIEEGAYIDVEVRLGYIRLLSQTFDLCQTLEDNDIEGLSCPIEPGVYDIKKIVEIPGEVPPGKYVVVARAYTESDDLITCLTGEVIFPPR, encoded by the coding sequence ATGACCTACAGCCTGAAAGTTTTGTTAAGTTTGCTATTTCTTTACACAGCCGCAGTCAATGCGGGTGTAATCGGTATATTCAACGCTCTTCCCCCACCAAACACCAAACCAATCAATGGCGAATCTCCACTTTACCAATGTGATATTCTAGACAAACAACTTTTGGAAATCAAAGAGGTCAATTTGAACCCTAACCCCCCTGTTCGTGGCGAAAATTTAACCATTTCTGCCAACGGTGAGGTCTTTGAAACTATAGAAGAAGGGGCCTATATCGACGTTGAAGTTCGTCTAGGTTACATCAGATTGCTATCCCAGACTTTTGATTTGTGCCAAACTTTGGAAGATAACGATATCGAAGGCTTATCTTGCCCGATTGAACCGGGTGTATACGAcattaagaaaattgttgaaattCCAGGCGAAGTTCCACCTGGTAAATATGTTGTGGTAGCAAGAGCTTACACTGAAAGCGATGACCTGATCACTTGCTTAACCGGAGAAGTCATTTTCCCACCAAGGTGA
- the MRP10 gene encoding mitochondrial 37S ribosomal protein mS37 (similar to YDL045W), whose protein sequence is MSGKPPVYRLPPLPRLKVKKPIIRQEANKCLVLMSNLLQCWSSYGHMNPKCAGLVTELKSCTSENALGKRNNVQKSNINYHAARLYDRINGKPHD, encoded by the coding sequence ATGTCCGGAAAACCACCAGTTTATAGATTACCTCCACTTCCCAGACTTAAAGTGAAGAAACCTATCATTAGACAAGAAGCTAACAAATGTCTGGTTCTAATGTCGAATTTATTACAATGCTGGTCTTCATATGGACATATGAATCCTAAGTGTGCTGGCTTAGTAACGGAATTGAAAAGTTGTACCAGTGAAAATGCCCTTGGGAAAAGGAATAACGTTCAAAAGAGCAACATCAACTATCACGCCGCTAGACTGTATGACAGGATTAATGGTAAACCTCATGACTGA
- the FAD1 gene encoding FMN adenylyltransferase (Flavin adenine dinucleotide (FAD) synthetase~similar to YDL045C): protein MQLSKAAELCYEITNSYLHIDQKSQIIASTQEAIRLTRKYLLSEIFVRWSPLNGEISFSYNGGKDCQVLLLLYLSCLWEYFFIKAQNSQFDFEFQSFPMQRLPTVFIDQEETFPTLENFVLETSERYCLSLYESQRQSGASVNMADAFRDFIKIYPETEAIVIGIRHTDPFGETLKPIQRTDSNWPDFMRLQPLLHWDLTNIWSFLLYSNEPICGLYGKGFTSVGGINNSLPNPHLRKDSNNPTLDFEWEITHAFGKDAEGEHSSVINTSPISVVDKERFSKYRDDYYPGWYLVDDTLERAGRIKN from the coding sequence ATGCAACTGAGTAAGGCTGCTGAGTTGTGCTATGAGATAACAAACTCTTACTTACACATAGACCAAAAATCCCAAATAATAGCAAGTACACAAGAAGCGATACGGTTGACAAGAAAATACCTACTaagtgaaatttttgttcGCTGGAGTCCACTGAATGGGGAAATATCGTTCTCCTACAATGGGGGAAAAGATTGCCAGGTATTACTTTTGCTATACTTAAGTTGCTTATGggaatatttctttattaagGCTCAAAATTCTCAATTTGATTTCGAATTTCAAAGCTTCCCCATGCAAAGGCTTCCAACAGTTTTTATTGATCAGGAAGAAACTTTCCCCACgttagaaaattttgtgTTGGAAACCTCAGAGCGATATTGCCTGTCCTTGTACGAATCGCAAAGACAATCTGGAGCGTCCGTCAATATGGCAGATGCATTTAGagattttataaaaatatacccTGAGACCGAAGCCATAGTGATAGGTATTAGGCACACAGACCCATTTGGTGAAACATTAAAACCTATTCAAAGAACAGACTCTAACTGGCCTGATTTTATGAGATTGCAACCTCTCTTACATTGGGACTTAACCAATATATGGAGTTTCTTACTGTACTCTAATGAACCAATTTGTGGACTATACGGTAAAGGTTTTACATCTGTTGGTGGAATCAACAACTCATTGCCCAACCCGCACTTGAGGAAGGATTCCAATAATCCAACTTTGGATTTTGAGTGGGAAATCACTCATGCATTTGGCAAGGACGCAGAAGGCGAACATAGCTCTGTTATAAACACGTCACCTATTTCCGTAGTGgataaagaaagatttAGCAAATACCGTGACGATTATTATCCTGGCTGGTATCTGGTCGATGACACTTTAGAGAGAGCTGGAAGGATCAAGAATTAA
- the MTF2 gene encoding Mtf2p (Mitochondrial protein that interacts with mitochondrial RNA polymerase~similar to YDL044C) — MIKASSILKNCNYRYIHYIPRCLLNEANLKDAKTYKIEKALNEKTFEQALEEERKVFGELFEAGAKVENMRHTNASKIIDKYYNGLYDNSKGTGVKKEKIVFNHSQRTQRELPNKDREFLRETAGNDYVYERAESSEVGNKTISEQTRTLLEKIFDENSSLNKSNRESLTLDQYKNLGTRVLKEPVTHLNVKFSEEVMQEIGNKIRYQTTLDQVLKPHIDYLRGAVKNDYDLLEYLKQSLEIYRERDKDIESKMNAESSNIFEDIRTSCINKPAELPKPFAMTLPYIIVKSLTLADFDFPADRKYTLISYVYNECKNNMDVSLYLTICNVDFYNLLVQLLWENFQEIRYLRRVVTEMSVNGVIGNIETVDILDKIVKEMRSLNEDVFLETGKQLDADEEVISRVDKIVNVGVLWNKDTNNDLLVVENYLKSLKKNLTRDR; from the coding sequence ATGATCAAAGCATCATCTATATTAAAAAACTGTAACTATAGATACATACACTACATCCCTAGATGCTTGCTGAATGAAGCTAATTTGAAAGATGCAAAAACTTacaaaatagaaaaagctttaaatgaaaagaCGTTTGAGCAAGCTCTTGAAGAGGAACGTAAGGTATTTGGTGAATTATTTGAAGCTGGAGCAAAAGTTGAAAACATGAGACACACCAATGCGAGCAAAATAATTGATAAGTATTACAACGGGCTCTATGATAATTCCAAAGGAACTGGCgtaaagaaagaaaaaattgtctTTAATCATAGTCAAAGAACTCAAAGAGAACTTCCGAATAAGGACCGTGAATTTCTGAGGGAAACGGCGGGCAATGATTACGTGTATGAAAGGGCGGAATCTTCTGAAGTTGGCAATAAAACGATTAGTGAGCAAACAAGAACTCTGCTAGAAAAGATATTTGACGAAAATAGTAGCCTTAACAAAAGCAACAGAGAATCACTAACTCTCGATCAGTACAAAAACTTGGGAACTCGAGTTTTGAAGGAACCAGTTACACATTTGAACGTCAAATTTAGCGAGGAAGTAATGCAAGAAATTGGTAATAAAATCCGCTACCAAACCACACTGGACCAGGTTTTGAAACCTCACATTGATTACCTGAGGGGAGCTGTTAAGAACGATTACGATCTTCTAGAATACCTAAAGCAGTCATTAGAGATTTACAGGGAAAGGGACAAGGATATAGAGTCAAAGATGAATGCAGAatcttcaaatattttcGAAGATATTAGAACTTCGTGTATAAACAAACCGGCAGAACTACCGAAACCGTTTGCAATGACTTTACCATATATCATAGTCAAATCGCTTACATTAGCTGACTTTGATTTTCCAGCAGACAGAAAATATACGTTGATATCCTATGTTTATAATGAATGCAAAAACAACATGGACGTTTCACTATATTTAACAATTTGTAATGTTGATTTCTACAATTTGCTGGTTCAGTTATTGTGGGAAAACTTCCAGGAGATTCGCTATTTGAGACGTGTGGTTACCGAGATGAGCGTGAATGGTGTCATTGGAAATATTGAAACCGTGGATATACTAGATAAGATTGTCAAAGAAATGAGAAGCTTAAATGAGgatgtttttcttgaaacAGGAAAACAGCTCGATGCAGATGAGGAAGTCATATCAAGGGTAGATAAAATTGTGAATGTGGGTGTTTTATGGAATAAAGACACGAACAATGATTTACTAGTTGTTGAAAATTACCTAAAAAGcctcaaaaaaaacttaaCTAGAGATAGGTag
- the PRP11 gene encoding spliceosome assembly protein PRP11 (Subunit of the SF3a splicing factor complex~similar to YDL043C), whose product MNYLEGVGSKKGGGGIASESQFNLQRRKEVESLLSKGEDVPYTFQDEQDDQVRSNPYIYKNHSGKLVCKLCNTMHMSWSSVERHLGGKKHGLNVLRRGISIEKNFQGKEGQTAQNFLQQQKIIEAKQSLKNNGAIPVCKMATVKGPKTGSVGLAIQVNYGSEDKVNGADSNDTVNIPPLIRIVSGLELSDSKQKGKKFLVIAYEPFENIAIELPPNEIVFGENNEMNTSEDGVDELNRKCSFWDAVSKLYYVQFFFKQAEPELAGA is encoded by the coding sequence ATGAATTACTTAGAAGGTGTTGGATCAAAGAAAGGAGGCGGTGGTATAGCCTCAGAATCTCAGTTTAACTTACAGCGAAGGAAAGAAGTTGAATCATTGCTTAGTAAAGGCGAGGATGTACCGTACACTTTTCAAGATGAGCAAGACGATCAAGTGAGATCTAACCCatatatttacaaaaatcACTCCGGCAAACTAGTTTGTAAACTATGTAATACAATGCACATGTCTTGGTCCAGTGTTGAAAGACATTTGGGTGGGAAGAAACATGGATTAAATGTGTTAAGGCGTGGTATCAGCatagagaaaaattttcaaggaaAGGAAGGCCAAACAGCTCAGAATTTTCtgcaacaacaaaaaataattgaaGCTAAGcaatctttgaaaaataacgGCGCGATCCCTGTTTGTAAAATGGCTACTGTAAAAGGCCCAAAGACCGGATCGGTAGGCTTGGCTATTCAGGTAAATTACGGTAGTGAAGACAAAGTAAATGGCGCTGATAGCAATGATACGGTTAATATTCCTCCTCTCATCAGGATTGTATCGGGGTTAGAATTGTCAGattcaaaacaaaaaggaaaaaaatttcttgttattGCGTATGAACCCTTTGAAAATATCGCCATTGAGCTACCTCCAAACGAAATAGTATTCGgtgaaaataatgaaatgaaTACTAGTGAAGATGGAGTGGATGAGTTGAATAGAAAATGTTCATTTTGGGATGCTGTCTCAAAGTTGTATTATgttcaattcttctttaaacaAGCGGAACCAGAACTAGCCGGTGCTTGA
- the SIR2 gene encoding NAD-dependent histone deacetylase SIR2 (Conserved NAD+ dependent histone deacetylase of the Sirtuin family~similar to YDL042C): MTISHMNHAVSKTSENKVSNTVSPTQDKDAIRKQPDDTINNSEPLHKKSKVAQPASLMETKITNRLGHTKAALGEVASMELKPANDMDPLAVSAASVASMSNDVLKPETPKGPIIISKNSSSGVFYGPSFTKRESLNARMFLKYYGAHRFLDTYLPEDLNSLYIYYLIKLLGFEVKDQALIGTINSIVHINPPEPLQDLESTISVTSVEDPLAKKQTVRLIKDLQRAINKVLCTRLRLSNFFTIDHFIQKLHTAKKILVLTGAGVSTSLGIPDFRSSEGFYSKIRHLGLDDPQDVFNYNIFMHDPSVFYNIANMVLPPENIYSPLHSFIKMLQTKGKLLRNYTQNIDNLESYAGISTDKLVQCHGSFATATCVTCHWNLPGERIFNKIRNLELPLCPYCYKKRREYFPEGYNSTSNSNKVEVAASQVSAPERPPYILNSYGVLKPDITFFGEALPNKFHKSIREDILECDLLICIGTSLKVAPVSEIVNMIPAHVPQVLINRDPVKHAEFDLSLLGYCDDIAAMVAQKCGWTIPHKKWNDLKNENFKCQENDKGVYIVTSDEHPEISK; the protein is encoded by the coding sequence ATGACCATCTCACATATGAATCACGCCGTATCGAAGACTAGTGAAAATAAGGTTTCAAATACAGTAAGCCCCACACAAGATAAAGACGCGATCAGAAAACAACCCGATGACACTATAAATAATAGTGAACCTTTGCATAAGAAGTCAAAAGTAGCACAGCCGGCTTCCTTGATGGAAACCAAGATAACAAATAGGCTTGGGCACACTAAGGCTGCGCTTGGAGAAGTGGCATCAATGGAGCTTAAACCAGCCAATGACATGGATCCCTTGGCAGTGTCAGCAGCTTCAGTAGCGTCGATGTCTAATGACGTTTTGAAGCCGGAGACGCCCAAGGGGCCAATTATAATCAGTAAAAACTCATCAAGTGGCGTTTTTTACGGACCATCCTTCACTAAACGAGAGTCTTTAAATGCTCGAATGTTCCTGAAATATTATGGTGCACACAGATTTCTAGACACCTACCTCCCCGAGGATTTGAACTcgttatatatatactatcTGATTAAGTTGCTAGGCTTTGAAGTCAAGGATCAAGCGCTTATCGGCACCATCAACAGTATTGTTCATATAAACCCGCCAGAGCCCCTCCAAGATTTGGAAAGTACAATTTCTGTTACAAGTGTGGAAGACCCGTTGGCAAAAAAGCAAACAGTTCGTCTAATCAAAGATTTACAAAGGGCGATTAACAAGGTTTTGTGTACAAGATTAAGattatccaattttttcaccattgatcattttattcaaaaattacataccgctaaaaaaattttggtcCTGACTGGTGCAGGTGTTTCAACTTCATTAGGGATCCCTGACTTTAGATCTTCTGAAGGGTTCTATTCAAAGATCAGGCATTTGGGGCTCGATGATCCTCAGGACGTTTTCAATTACAATATATTTATGCACGATCCTTCTGTTTTCTATAATATTGCAAATATGGTTTTACCGCCAGAAAACATTTATTCTCCATTGCATAGTTTCATTAAGATGCTACAAACAAAAGGGAAGTTATTGAGGAATTATACTCAAAACATTGATAATTTGGAATCTTATGCTGGAATAAGCACAGATAAACTGGTCCAGTGCCATGGCTCTTTTGCTACTGCCACCTGTGTTACTTGCCATTGGAACCTACCCGGTGAGAGAatatttaataaaattAGGAACCTCGAACTTCCATTATGCCCGTACTgctataaaaaaagaagagagtATTTCCCGGAAGGATATAATAGTACTTCAAATTCTAATAAAGTAGAAGTCGCTGCATCTCAGGTTTCAGCACCGGAAAGGCCTCCATATATCCTCAACTCATACGGTGTTCTCAAACCCGATATCACGTTCTTTGGTGAAGCTCTGCCAAATAAATTTCACAAGAGTATTCGTGAAGATATCCTGGAATGCGATTTGTTGATCTGCATCGGGACAAGTTTAAAAGTAGCACCAGTGTCCGAAATCGTAAATATGATCCCTGCCCACGTTCCCCAAGTCCTGATTAACCGTGATCCGGTAAAGCACGCAGAATTTGATTTGTCCCTTTTAGGGTACTGCGATGATATTGCGGCTATGGTAGCTCAGAAATGTGGCTGGACAATTCCGCataaaaaatggaatgATTTAAAGAACGAGAACTTTAAATGCCAGGAGAATGATAAGGGCGTGTACATCGTTACATCAGACGAACATCCAGAAATCTCTAAGTAG